The region tgggaatactttgggaattatatgaatattgtttaatttttttttgacattgcttttttataatatggggtccactttttttttttttttgatattgcttgatttttgtaaaatgggatccactttttttttttttttttttacatgatttttttaatatggagttcactttttttttttccccttttttaatactgcttggtgtttttagtatggggctcaccctttttttttttttgttaaaagagTGATGACGACTAAGCATGGGTAAAACCCATGCTAATAATTGATTAGCACTTACAAGTGACTTATTAAATACTTattactaatattttttttatcaacaaTTAAGCACGCACTTATCTTCTCAAATACTCCTATGTGTCAATGATTTTACTGCTCTGAACTAGTGAACAAATGTTAAACTTCACCATCTTTTATTGGGATACGTGTCTATTGAGAACAAATTCGCTATCTCCCAAAATAGAGGTAAGGTTCGCATACATTATATCCTCTTCAAACCTCACTTATAGAATTACATTGGGCATGTCATAGTTGTTTTTTGTCAGGACTGCACCGCCCATTGCCCCTCAAGCCATAGGGCTCCTTCAGTTCTTCCTCATCTTTTCCGTCTCCCatcaaacaaccaaataaaaGAATTACACTAATATACTTTATGTTATAACATGCAGAAACTTACTATAACTGCGTATACAAGTACATATAGTAATATAATCTAAAACTAGATTAAGATACTGTAAACATTAAGGCATattgccttggtgatggatggattgacgcaaagaaattcaaggtgaggtgccatatTGTATGCTTTTTGTggatgacatagtcctgatcgacaagactcgtagcggagttaACGCTAATTTGAGGGTTGGAGACATACTCTAGTCTAAAGGGTTTAAGCCGGGAGACCAAGCCAGTACTTAGAGCAAGTTCGGTGAAGCCTCGGGAGGCCGGcttggaagtgaggcttggtacccgaATCAATCCCGAAGAAaagtagtttcaagtatctcGGGTCTATTATGCAAGGCAgcggggagattgacgatgatgtcacacatcgtattgggggagggtggatgaaatggaggctcgtttccggagtgctatgtgacaagaaggtgccaccacaacttaagggcaagttctacaaagtggtggttagaccgactatgttatatggggcggagtgttggccagttaaAATGCCGAGATAaaaatgttgagatggatgtgtggccaCACCAGGAGGgacaggattaggaatgaggatattcgggacaaggtgagagtggcctcggtggaagacaagatacGGGAAGCaagattgagatggtttgggcatgtgaagaggagagacatagatgccccagtgcggaggtgtgagaggttggccatggatggtttcagaagaggtaggggtaggccgaaaaagtattggggagaggtagTTAGACACGACATGGCGCGATTCTGACTACCGGGACATGACCCAGATAGGAGGGTTTGGAGGACCCGacagggtagaaggctagtagatagtctcgTTATCCTTCCTTATTAGTAGTTACATTATCGCAATAATTTCTTGTGCTCGATTTACCTTTGTGCTCATCCGTTATTTCCtatgttttgattatcctattttatCTGTATCGCTTTCGTTATTTGCATTttcatatcgctttgaatttcttagccttataacgacctctttttatgctttttatgctttttattgAGCCGGTCTTTCGAAACAGtagtcctaccttggtaggagtaaggtgcAGACACTCTCTCCTCCCTGCACGGACCcgcgttgtgggatttcactgggttgttgttgttgtaaacatTAATGCATATATTGATGGACACTtatgatgtgccgtgaaattacgggaTATTTGATGCTAATTTCTTAAGCTTTTGTaactcttcaagcacttttggtatTACTTTTCATgtgtttttgtcattttgtagGAAAAGATATTCGGAAAGCATAACGGAGCAAAATGAAGCAAAATAGTCCAAGGACACACTTAGCACAACATGCGAGCCGCCGTACGTCATGTCTCGCGATCCACAATTCCACCGCATAGCGATAGGCCACGCGAAGAATAGAGAATGAAAGGTTGCGCGATTTCGAGATCAACGTGCGACTTGCATGTTGAACTTGCAAGACAACGTGTTAACGCAAACCTTGTTCGAAATCGGGAAGCCTTGAAGTCAAGAAGATAACACGCGGTACAGCCGAGCATGCTTCGCGTCTCGCGTGTTTGTCTTGCGACACAACACGCGAGACGCGTTGCTTGCGCGCAGGGtgtttttgtataatattggtgCTCTACTCGGTTTATgggatttagaagtgatcggaagaaaccaagtgaaaataaagtcaaaagaggccaaagaCGCTTTGCAAAAGCTCACAAACCGACAAGATGTTTTGTGCTTTGCAAAAACGGACAGCTTTGCAAAACTTGAAACTTTGGGgtttattttgtcatattttgactTGGGAAAGAGAGGAGCTACAAAAGAGAGACTTGGGgcatatcattatcatcttTGGCCACAATTCAAGCTTGGAGCTAGGGTTTATCATCAACCACACCATTGGAGCAGAAGATTGGAGCTCTTGAATGATAAAACtcttaaccctttcttcaattccttttcatgtattgaatatttaagtgtgttgtATTTTATTCTCTCACTTGCATCTTGTTTATGAGAATATCCATTATCAAGTGTTGAAttaaaactcttgttttgcttatgtattgaacaatttttatttctaatgaagtgggttaatGTTTTTCTATCAACTCTTCATGCTTAGATGTctcttaatggttgcaaacattatttgtgcctaagtACTTttacttgcttgagaaagaaagtgaaagttaggaaaagttagatagcaaggatttgggtcattaaatccatctaataacttgagctagagataggatagttaacttgaggttgaattgattgtgcttaacatcacactctaaggcttgagaaagcttaagaggaaattcattgatttggttgagagactttcaatgagattttagaaatcattatctattaacataaacccgctcatagttgtaaaattgtaaaatacattggatcattacttgagagtaatttctcttgtatccatgcttgtggccattgatcattttacttgctttctagattagtttatattttcgtattagttataattttctcaacaaaccaaaatattatctatcgtttggcttagcttagtaaGTTAAAGTTCCTTACTTTCttaatcgcctagtatattgttccctgtgggatcgaccccgactcatagttgggtaaattatattgcatacgatcgtgtacactttctttttgaggagtggatttggacgttatcaattttggcgccgttgccggggaacaataagcttgtaatgtaggcttagggaagggtaggataagtatttgggatacaagtgactacgccctccttgaacactacacaatACCTTTTGTccactttcctcttcatttcaaaacatcactccttcctttgcatactagtttccccaattattccaacttctttttgtgcaaccattttcttgatttctaattttttttttttccacaaagatacattttttttgcacaaaaagtttgcaacctttttttgtatttttcaaattttcttcatttctttagGTGCAAGGGAAAGCTCAAGATTGAGAGGCTCTGCCTGACTCTTGACCCCAGACCCACTTCCGTCGTTAGCGCCACCGCGGTTAGCATATTGAAGGTATTCCTCAGTTGTCTGAGTAAAATTGTTTATTAGCATGAGGCCCCGTAACAACCACATGACCAGATCATAGAAACGAGTAGCTTTCTCCAGCGTATCAAAAGTTTCGAGCCAGACACGTCTCTTCTGGTCGGGATCTCTAATCTCAGCTATGTACTTCCCTCGTGAAATCTTACGCACACCGCTATAACGCATCTGATGTGGTGGAAACGTCACCGTCGCATCACTGTTTTCCTTCTGCGCCATCTGAAAATGAAAGGAATTAAGTATATAGAGAAAAAGAAGTGAGGAAATAGGAAGGAGGAGAGTGGTTTATATAGCCGCATGTCAAGCGGATTTGTCGAGGTTCACTTATTTACGTGGCATTTGAGTTTATGGTGTGTTTGGTATTAAcgaacatgttttttttttttttggaaaataagtgaatttcttacttaatTTTTAGTGTTTGGTAAGAAGCAAAAAGATATTATCCCAGAAGCATTTATATATAGTCTACTAAAATACTATGGGGGTGGGATGGGGTGAGGAGTGGGTTCCTTGGGTGACAGGGGTAGGATGGacagggggggggggtggggggtgctAGGTGGGCGAAGAGGAGACaataaatttgaaatatcacttatggaacttgttttcccaaCTTACATTAGGAAAGTTATTTTTCTCATTGTTAAAGGTacttgttttcctaaagaaaatgatttccaaaatattttgacCAGCCAAAcctgagaaaattgaaaaatattttcctccataccaaacacacccttagttGATGGCATTTTTTACGTTTCTTTTCTGATACGTGGAAAGTGATACACACATCTGTATCTTCCAATATCTTACTGTTATGAAACTTCATGCTGTATTGTCATTTTCTATTTCTCCAACATGCAACGCCACAACCTCCTCCCCCTTCCCCCCAGTGAAAAAGGAAATTCAGATGccttttttatcctttttcatTGGTTACTCACCTTCCTTATTTTTTCTCAACTCAAGAAAATATGAGGATCTAAAAATGTTTTTAGGGGTTCTTGTGGGGATCACCAAtcaatttacaaaattaaattccATTTCAGTTTGTAGTTGATATGTTAACAGGTAAGGTTTTGTCGAATATTTTTCTGGAATATTTCGTATGCACGGATTACGTATTATATTTACGGCAAGTATAACCGTTATTTAGCTAAGGTAGattacatattatatatacgaATAAAAAAGTTACATATGTCGTTTTGTGTAACCGTTATTTTAGTTCAGTATAACTATTGTTTTAGCTGACGcaattacaaattttatacatacGTCAAATATAACCATTATTTTAGTTCAAACAAAAGTAATGTCCGTCGTTTTGCTTTGTCGTGTAATCAATAGATCATATTTTTTTAGGTTATGCATGCGTGTGCatattccggaaaaaaaaattaaacgacaaagaagttgattattatataagctacatattaagaaaataattaaattattagtTGCGCTTGTTACATTTTAAAAGGTTTTAGGAATAATGCAATAGCCAAAAAGTAATGTGTTGAAAAGTTTACGACATGTTAATGTAAAGGAAATCCATTACTTATCAATTATCTATAATACattgaaaacatatataatgATGCAAGCATGACGTGATAATCTTTTAATAGTTATCTAAAAATTCATATTGGAGAAATAATTAGTGAATGATTTACTAATGGGTAgttattatttaattagttACCTAAAAGCTAAAATTACGTGAATCTTGTCTTGGGCATTCTTTTTGGGTCAACTAGGAATACTTAccaaaatattttcattaatcatGACCAAACAACAATACTCATAGGTAAGTAAATTGTTAATCGGCAATGCCTAAATGTAAGTAAATCATTAATTAGTCTAAACATAATTTCTAgtaactaatatttaaaaataaggaagaaGACATGTGGAAGCTCGTTAATTGTAACCAGCAGTAATTGGCATGAAATAGAATTATTGGCGTGCTTCTGATCAAGTGATAAACAGTTTTCCACTATCTAACTGATGTTATATTATTTAGCTGATGTTATATTATTGCATGtccttttgtcttttttttttttcaacatgaCACGTACCGTTCTTACCAATTAAAGCAAGATTTccttaattaatcaattttgtacttatttaaaaaatcaagaaaatgtgAATTAGCTAAAGAAAATGATTTATAAGGATTTTTGTTTGGGGATACAGATTTaaagttagaagaaaaaaatctaaCAAAAGTATTATTATGTCGATACTACAAGAATAATTAGATACTTTGTCCATTAAGTTATGAAACAAATCAGCAATAGATTATATTTTCagatatacaaaaaataaaacttaatttCGTTCGTCGATTTGTCTTtgaacaattaataaataatatattatatttcgATCATACATTTTAGAGAATAATTGAATAAACGACAAAGTACTTGATTATTATAACAATTCGcgcacaaaaatatataaagtatTTGTTTAACTCGTTAGAATGTAAACTATACAAAATAATTAACCTAActataattaagaaaaataaacatattttcaaatttttacaTTATATCTACATTTACACACGCCATTAATGAGGGAACAAACAGGGTACGAATTGAATGCAGTATCAAGTAATTGTACTAACAACAACACAAGTGTAATCCTTCTAACGTCTTCAATGTTGGGCGCGTGCCCTTGCACAACGCAGGTTGCAAGGCCGTCTCAATAAGATTGGGGCCTCAGGCCAAACTTCATAGAGAGGtcctaattttcttttaaaaaaataaagaaagatcatcatatatatttttatttaaagtctacttttctagCTTTTTTAGATGCAAACTCattaattattgttttataatctatttgttctaacaattctttttcaattgataatatagctAATCCATTCAATCTCTCTTTTTGCCTAACCGGATTCATATTTTCTAGTTGacatatttaaattgaataagtTCTAATAATAActacaacaaaaatatttaattatgaaataagaatgTCAACAATGACAAATTTTCAGtgaaatataagataaagttaGAACAATAAAACCTGGTTCAAGAATTTGATAAGTTGATATAATGATATCGAAGTAGTGTTGCATTGCTTCAATATAATGATTACTTGTTGCAATGCTTGATAATTTGAAGAAGACGTCAAAAAGTAAATCTTGATCTTTCGTAAGTACTAAGTTTTTGCGTGAATGTTTAGGTGTTTAGGAGAACGGAgaatttttaataataattagagTACAAGAATGATGAAAGGAAGACGAAAATAGGTAAATATAAACAATATAATACTTATCCAAATAAATAAGGATACTACAAATAACTACTCCTCCATAAAAGGGAAGAAGTTACCATTTCTCTCCCAAAAAAACCCCAATGCAGACCCCCctccccttccccccccccgacaaacaaataataaaaggaagaaataaCTCGTTGTACTTCTTcccaatatatcttcaaacttCCAATTTAACgtacacttttttttaaagtagtAAATATATACGTATAGGAAGAAATAACTGTTGTACTTCTTCCCAAAATATCTTCAAACTTCCAATTTAACgtacacttttttttaaagtagtaaatatatacatataggatgttaaaaaaaaaagtggggccCCCAAAAAGGTGGGGCCCTAGGCCATTGCCTTACTTGCCTACCCTTTCAGCCGGCCCTGGCAGGTTGAACCTTGCTGAACAAAAAATATCCCATGCAAATCTTCGATAATTCTGGCCAACGATTGAATGCAATAATTAATGCTCTGAGGCATATTGTTTGAATTTCATTTACTGATCGAACTTCTTACTCGTTCTTCTTGAAGTGCTAAGTTTTTGTCAAAGTGCAAACCCTATGATGAAAcctaaaagacaaaaaaaatcaGTGGAACTCTTCAAAAATGCATTTGTAAACATGCACACAAGTGATGATCATcctgacccaaaaaaaaaaaagagtttatgATCATTACCTCTTCTGTTTGCTGGTAGAAGATTACTTTACTTTGTATGTAGCGATAACGCTGATATAAGTTTGCCATGGAGTATaatttacaacaacaaagatTCTCTGAGCTTTGTGTTTCGTGAATTTTGATATGATTTCAATTTCAAGTCACTGATGAACAATTGTAGTGCAATTGCTTGGACTGAGCAAGAAGAACAGTTTAATTACTTAGTGTTGGGTCTGTGCTCAACACGAGCCATCTAGTTATTGGAGATGAACAGTAATTATGAAGagaagatctttttttttttttttttttttttgtgaactCTTGAAAATCACAACAGTAAAATACTCTAGCAATGTTTAATTTGGAAAACGTAAACAATTTTCATTGGATATGCTTTGAAGTTTGCATTCTAGTTCATAACACACTTTTGTATATTTTTCACAATGATGCACATTAACAAAAATAATGATGCAATTGTGACATAGTGCTATTGTTTGAGGGTCGAATAGTATTTTGTTTGACTACAATTTTCTCAaactttataaaaatatttggaatAATTAGCTATATTAATGACTTGTAGTACTTTTTGTGcagtttttaaatatgtaaattttattttaaaattttgaaggaTCTACACCCGAACTATAATCAAAATTAAGTATTTTGATCCTCGTATTCCGAACAACtgcacataaattgggacatagAGAGTAGTTTACACAACTTTTATCACACAATCCTTTCTTAAAACCTCACTTTTCATGAGAAGTCCAAAATACCACTTTACTTTATGACAAAAGCCCTTGGATGTTGTAACTTGCTACTTTAGCTGAAACTCAAAGACGAAACAACCTTCAAAAGTTGGATTATATATAACAACACCAATGAAATTGTTCAAAACTTCAATTCGGCTAtattcaaacaacaaaaaataaaaaacaggtATTTGCCGAAAATATCtccttcaaaatacataaatacaggcaaaaatacaaaaaaaaataaaaaaaacaatattGTATATACATTAAATAATGCAGAATACACTCCAAAACAATCAATTCCGGCCTCAAAATCGTCGGAAAAATTGGATACAATACAACAACCACGTCGGTGATCTGAGAAATACAAATACATACCTGTTCCAGATCAGATCAACCTTGCACTAGAGGGGAGTTCTGTGGAGGAACTTTGGCGGTAGATTAACCCATATCAGCCCATATCAGATTTTCAGATCAGATCCAACTCCGGCGACTGGATTCTGGCATTGTCAACTGCTGCATTGTTCGAAGTTTAGAGCCTCGAACTCAAAAATCTGAAAGCCGACTGGAGCCTGGAGCCTCGACCTCAACTTGCCGGAAACCTCGTGCTAACTGGAATGACAACCTCCTTTTTGACTTCGAACTCACATCTGAAGATCTGGCTTACGAGGAGGTTAGTGCTGACTGAAGGAGAAGACAATGATCACGAGGAATACTAAACGCATGATGACTTTGTTTGTTGGATTGTATTTTCGTTAGGTGTTCTCCAGTTGCTGCATTTTAGATACATGATTTAATGTGAATTTGCTATGAAATATAAAGTATAGCTATGTATAGTAATTAATTTAAAGTGTAGctacagtaaaaaaaaatacctcTTGTATGTTATCCAGTGGCGGAGCTCGGATTTTAAATAAGGgagttcaaaaatataaagaaatatacAAACAAATAAGCCAAGGGGGTTCAATATCTACTAtgcatacataaaaaataattttcacattgtatatacagtgtaatttttcacCGAAGGAGGTCGGAACCCCTCAGTCCTTACCGGCTCCGCTCTTGATGTTATCTACGCCTATAAACTTTCATGAATAAACTTgactatatgaacttaaacttTAAATTCATTTTTAGGACTTAAATAATTGATCTTGTTTTGACTTTGATTTTCTTAAGTTtagaaattggaattaaattccATGAGATGTACCATTTCTATACTTATGTGACCAAAATATCCACTTTCACTTCTGACATAAATAGGCCTACTATAGCATGGACACAAGTTGTAAATAAGCATATATCATAGGGCAAAACAAGAAACATTGAGGGTATGTTCGGcactgaaaaatgttttccaattttctcatacTTGattgatcaattttttttaacattattttcttaagtttcttaaaaattatggAAAAGAAATCGCACAAGTAGCATTCCACATGGATTTTCTCATCCCCATCCCCGAACCTACCTCATTTTCACCTCGACTCTCCACCCCACCCCTCAACCCTCACCACCATCCAACCCCAAACGTCCTCCCCCACCTTGCACCTCGCAGCCCTCACCCAATCCACCTATACCCACTGCAACCCCCCATTCGGGTGCCCCCTCACCCCTACCCTGTACCTACCCCTACTCTCATCTTTCTAGTCCACCGACCCCATTCCCACCTCCCACTCGGGTGCTCCGACCCTCAACCCCACCCCAATTCACCCATCCCCACCCCCACTAAGGGATGCCCCCATCCAGTCTACCCACCCCACCATCTCTAAATCCCAACCCTACCGTCATACAATTTGtcttaattatatataaataattttcgaataatattttttgcttacgcaccgaacacaaaaaaaaataaaaaaactactTATTATTCTCAAAACCGGTGCATGGAGGATTTGGCTTCGGGGACAGGAATGGTGGAGGAGTCTCACTCCTGGATTTCGCAAAAGCTTTTGGATTGGTGGTAGCCAACTCGAGTTTTCCGGGCATAAGGAGTACTTGGTAACCTTTCGTAGCTCGGTGGCTGCGACGCAAATAGACTTTTTGCTTCTTAGAAAAGATGATAAAAGCCTCTGTAAGGACTGAAAGGTCATACTTAGTGAGAATCTTACGACCCAACATAAGCTattggtgatggatttggagataagaaggaagaagaagaagagggtcgtgGATGAGCGACCGAGGATTAGGTGGGGGAGTTTGACTCCGTCTAATGCCCTAGAGATAGggagaagttgatggctatgggGGCGTGGGATAGTAGGGGGGATGCGAGCCGATATGTGGGATAGGAAGGCCGGTTGCATTAGGGAAGCGGCTAGAGGTATTGGGGGTCTCGCGAGGCCCGTGGTGAGCACcggggattggtggtggaatggagaagtccaGGGAAGGTAGAAGCAAAGAAGCATGCGTATGTGAAGTTGGTAGATAGCGAGGATGATGAAAGAGAAGCGGACGAACGAGGGAAAAGTATAAGATGGCGAGAAAGGAGGCGAGAAGTTGGCGGTTCGGCGGCTAAAACGGCGCCTTTGAATTCCTTTATGCGGGGCTAGAGGACGAGAGGTGGGGATAAGAAGCTATTTAAGCTCGCAAGACtagcgagagagagagagagaaggcaCGCGacttggatcaagtgaagtgcgTCGGGACGAGGATGGCCAAGTGTTGGTATAGGAAACCCGCATTAGACAGAGATGGCAgtcatactttcatgaactcTTGAACGAAAGAGgggacagagacattgtgttgggagacttGAAGCACTCTGATAGGCGTCAAGACTTTGgttattgtaggagtataaaggtCGAGAAGGTGAAGGGAgttgttcgtaggatgcgcagGGGAAGAGCGACCAGGACTCGACGAGATTCAGAAGGGGAATTTTAGAAGAATGCGGGCGGGGGTAGGCTTGGAGTGGCTGActgggttgtttaatgtcattttcaagacaGCGAAGATGCCGGAAGAATGGAGGTGGAATACAATGATTCCCGTGTACAAAAACAAGGGAGACATTCAaaattgcaacaactatagaggtatcaaactgctaagtcacactatgaaggtgtgggaaagggtggtggaaatgagggtgaggagatgtgtgtctatttcagagaaccagtttGAATTAAATGTAGGGGCGCTCGACTACGAAGCCATTCATATTTtaaggagattggtggagcGGTATAGAGAGCGGAAGAGGACTTGCACACGGTATTCATGACCAAGAAAGGAGGCTGTGACAAAAGTGCGAGAGGTCgcatggagatgcttggagacTAAAGGTGTACTGTggtgtacattagagcgataaaggacatgtatgatggagctaagaccggggtaaggacggtaggaggagactcggagcaaCACTGCGACTACGATGGGGTTGCGTCGGGGATCGACTCTTGCTTAGTTTCTATTCGCCTTGgtaatggatgaattgacgcgacaaatacTGTGAtgaggtgccttggtgtatgttgttcgcggatgacatagtcacGATTGACGAGACTTGCAACGAAGTTAACGATAATTTGGAGAAGTGGAGACGGAcattggagtctaaaggatttaaattgagtaggacCGAGACGGAATACTTGGAGTGCGAGGTTCGGTGGCGTATCGCGTGAGGGCGGCGAGGAATTGAGGGTGGGTACCACGGACCgttgaaaagaaaggaagtttcgaAGTATCTTGGTCTGACATTATA is a window of Lycium ferocissimum isolate CSIRO_LF1 chromosome 12, AGI_CSIRO_Lferr_CH_V1, whole genome shotgun sequence DNA encoding:
- the LOC132039378 gene encoding ethylene-responsive transcription factor 4-like, which translates into the protein MAQKENSDATVTFPPHQMRYSGVRKISRGKYIAEIRDPDQKRRVWLETFDTLEKATRFYDLVMWLLRGLMLINNFTQTTEEYLQYANRGGANDGSGSGVKSQAEPLNLELSLAPKEMKKI